GCCGTCTTGGTGGTATAGAGAGAGTGTGGAACTTATTTGAAAGAACGGGCGAACAATTCTTCGAGGGCTTTCTTGCCGTTGGGTTCAAGAAAACGGGTACCGGTGCCGGTGAAATGATTGTCGGTGATGACAGGAGCTTTCACTTCAATCCATTCACCCTTTTCCCATTTGAACCAGGCGTTCTTGATCTGACCGAACACGAATAATTCCTTGTTGCAGATCTTGGCGAATTCAGCACCCCAACCAGTACCGCCCTTGACGGTGCCGTCATCCTGAATAGTACCGACAACAAAAATCTGATGACTGGACTCGACTTGATGCATGATGGTTTGCAAAACCTTGCGCATCTTCTCGGCATTGGTGAACTTGCGATTGAGCAACTTGGCAACGTAGGTCAGACTGACATCTTTTTGCGTCAATTCTTCGTCCGTCAAAACACGCACACCACGAGTCCGTTCGATCTTGTGGCCTTCGAACGTATAGTTGACCTCCGCCAAACCATAATACTCGGCCAATTTGCCGAATTGATTCTCTGCGCCCTGTGCGCCGCCGCTAAAAAGCGTGAAATTCTGATTGGGCATGATATCTCCTTAAAGTATTAGATACGAAATTGAGGTCCCCACAGAGGGCCGATTCAGCCGTAGTATGCACGGGCCAGCCGTGTGAAGCAATGGCATGTGCACCAATTCCCCATGAAAATCCACCAAATTTCATAAAATTTCAACCCTCCATATCCTCTTTTCCCCAAAACTCCGAAACTTTCACCCCGCCCACTCATTGACAGACACAATTTTCACCCCTATTTTATAGACTAAAGCAAAAAATTACTATTATCAAAAACGGAGATACATCAGATGACCATACATAAAGCCACAGTGCTCGGATTGGGAGCAATGCTTCTTGTGGCCGGGCTTGCGTCTATCGTGTTCACTGCTCCGGGAGAAAAAACCATGACCGACATACACAACGCTGAGAAAGCCACCTTTGCCAGTGGATGCTTCTGGTGTACCGAATCCGATCTCGAAAAGATTCCCGGCGTGCTCAAAGTGGTCTCCGGCTATGCTGGGGGCACGGAAGAAAACCCCACCTATGAACAGGTTTCAAGCGGTCAAACCGGCCATCGAGAGGCGGTTCAGGTCTTTTTTGATCCCCAGAAAATAACCTATCGAACACTCGTCGATCACTATTGGAAATACTTTGACCCCACAGATGACGGCGGATCGTTTGGTGATCGAGGATTCCATTACACGTCAGCCATTTTCACCCATTCCGAAGCGCAACGAGAAGTGGCCGAAGCCTCGAAAACGGCCCTCGACGTATCAGGACGCCTTGACGGGCCGATCGTCACCCCGATTCTGCCCTTCACGACCTTCTATACTGCCGAGGAATATCACCAGAACTACGCCCGGACCTGTCCGTTAAAATACAAGACCTACCGAAAATTCTCTGGCCGGGACAAATATGTCGAAAAGACCTGGGGCGATGAGGCCACAGTCTCGACCACAGGAGCAACACCACAGCCGTGCCCTCTGCCCGGTTCATTCACGGCACCAACAGACGGCGCACTCAAGGACACATTGACGCCGCTCCAGTACAACGTCACGCAAAAAAACGGCACGGAACGGCCATTTGACAATGAATTCTGGGATAACAAACGGGACGGAATTTACGTGGATGTGGTGTCTGGCGAGCCATTGTTCTCATCCAGGGACAAATTCGATTCCGGCACTGGCTGGCCAAGCTTTACACGCCCCATCAAAAAGGAACGGGTTGTCGAAAAACAGGATTCCACGCTGGGCATGGTACGGACAGAAGTTCGGAGTGCCACCGGTGATTCACACCTCGGCCATCTTTTCGAAGACGGTCCTCTGCCCACCGGACAGCGATATTGCATCAATTCGGCATCACTCCGATTCATTGCCAAAGAAGATCTTGCGGATGAAGGCTATGAGGAATTCATGCACTTATTTGATGAGAGTTAAGGGATAGGGCGGCGATTCTGTCCGCCACAGGGGAGCTTTCGTTGAGGGGAAGCTCCCCTTTTTTTTGGACGAAAGAGGGTCGAGAAAATACGAATGCAACCAAACACGGCATCATCTCAAACAAAAGTCCCGTCACTCCTCAGTGACGGAACTTTTCATTTCCAATCGAAATTTTCTGCTGCGTTATACCTTGAAAACTCTAGGGACTCCGGCAGTGTCTTCGACCCTGAAGCCAGCCTGTTCAATGGCGTCCCGCAGGGCATCAGATTGCACGAAATCCTTGGCCTCCCGAGCCTTTTGACGATCCGCAACCATGCCTTGAACCTCGTTGGGGAGGTCACTCAGGGGAACCGGCATTTGAGCCGGATCAAGGATACCGAGAATACCATCAATATTCAAAAGTTCATCGAGGCAGGCCGAGGCTGCGGCTCCCGTCAATGCGTTGTCGGAAGTCCAGCCGTTGATTTTCTTGATGAACTTGAACAATGCGGGCCAAAAATGATGCAATTTGAGGCCATCATCCATGGCGGTTTTGAAACCAGCCTTTAGATCAAAAACAGCCTGTTCCACATCACGAGAAATCGAATCGCCTCCACCGTCACGAGCAAGAGTCAGAACAGCCGCGCCCTCCTGGACCTTGCGCCAATTACGCGCCCACATGGACAAGTTTTCATCCGAGGCACACAGGGTTTTGCGATTCGCCACAGACAGTAGCCAGCATCGGGCAGCACGATAACCACCGACTTTTTCCGCCACGGTCTCAAGAGTCACCCCATCGCTGTCCGACGACTGTTGACAGACCATCCACGCTTGCAATTCCCGACCAGCCGTGGACCAAATGGCACGCAGATTTTCCAGATGCGGGAAACGGTGTTTTTCCGACCCGATCATGACATCAATGCGAGGCAGCACGTCAATGGCCGTGGCCGCGTGTTGCAAGAACCAACTCGGGCGGACGTTGCCCCACTGGGTTTCCACCACTTCACCCCGTTTCAGATCGAGCAACGTGGCCCGTTTCAACAAGGTAAAATCAAGTGGATTGTCCTTGACGTAGGAATTCAGATCAACCGTATGCCCACCGGACACCTTGTTCATGTCCACATCCGCTATTTCGCCATATCGCTTGTCACGAAACACGTCGAAATACACACTTCTGAGCTTCTCATAGGCCAATCCCTTGCCGAGCAATTTACGGCACAAGGACAGGGAAGTGTCATTACTCCCGGACGACAAGGGGAAACTGATG
The genomic region above belongs to Pseudodesulfovibrio sp. JC047 and contains:
- the msrB gene encoding peptide-methionine (R)-S-oxide reductase MsrB, coding for MTIHKATVLGLGAMLLVAGLASIVFTAPGEKTMTDIHNAEKATFASGCFWCTESDLEKIPGVLKVVSGYAGGTEENPTYEQVSSGQTGHREAVQVFFDPQKITYRTLVDHYWKYFDPTDDGGSFGDRGFHYTSAIFTHSEAQREVAEASKTALDVSGRLDGPIVTPILPFTTFYTAEEYHQNYARTCPLKYKTYRKFSGRDKYVEKTWGDEATVSTTGATPQPCPLPGSFTAPTDGALKDTLTPLQYNVTQKNGTERPFDNEFWDNKRDGIYVDVVSGEPLFSSRDKFDSGTGWPSFTRPIKKERVVEKQDSTLGMVRTEVRSATGDSHLGHLFEDGPLPTGQRYCINSASLRFIAKEDLADEGYEEFMHLFDES